Proteins encoded by one window of Mercenaria mercenaria strain notata chromosome 4, MADL_Memer_1, whole genome shotgun sequence:
- the LOC123553272 gene encoding uncharacterized protein LOC123553272 isoform X1, with the protein MHPVTEQNITGSQRSDGIKYNWTPISMPALTPVHLTPNANCSEKTVKQIYDRESPIPRTETSRGEQRDIVVYDSEAPIPLATGTPEERNFIGVKEDVEPREFEVDTPQGSDLNLTVNEYIEKWRKRKSVENEENARNESERKRSNNSRVDRKELHRRMFPLEQFNDNLLHDDMYCPNAGKSVYYRLNPALSAGTSCFNTGFYRPGKCVGVKYTDTGRLYRIYDDRNGTEHTLNRFQIKQA; encoded by the exons ATGCATCCGGTGACTGAACAGAACATAACTG GAAGTCAAAGGTCAGACGGTATTAAATACAACTGGACACCAATTTCAATGCCAGCACTAACACCTGTGCATCTAACACCTAACGCAAATTGCTCAGAAAAAACAGTAAAGcag ATATATGACAGAGAGTCGCCGATACCACGGACTGAAACATCCCGAGGAGAACAAAGAGACATTGTG gtCTATGATAGCGAGGCGCCTATCCCACTGGCAACAGGAACACCAGAGGAAAGAAATTTTATC GGAGTGAAAGAAGATGTCGAGCCAAGGGAATTTGAAGTGGATACGCCACAGGGATCAGATCTAAAT CTAACAGTTAATGAATACATTGAAAAATGGAGGAAGCGCAAATCTGTGGAAAATGAAGAAAACGCTAGAAATGAATCA GAGAGGAAAAGATCTAATAACAGTCGCGTTGACAGGAAGGAGCTACATAGAAGAATGTTTCCTCTGGAACAGTTTAATGACAACCTGCTACATGACGACATGTATTGCCCGAATGCAGGGAAAAGTGTGTATTACCGATTGAATCCTGCCCTCAGTGCCGGGACAAGTTGTTTCAATACTGGATTTTATCGTCCTGGAAAATGTGTTGGTGTCAAATACACTGACACAGGTAGGCTTTACAGAATTTATGATGACAGGAATGGAACAGAGCACACACTCAACAGGTTTCAAATCAAACAAGCCTGA
- the LOC123553272 gene encoding uncharacterized protein LOC123553272 isoform X2: protein MHPVTEQNITGSQRSDGIKYNWTPISMPALTPVHLTPNANCSEKTVKQIYDRESPIPRTETSRGEQRDIVVYDSEAPIPLATGTPEERNFIGVKEDVEPREFEVDTPQGSDLNERKRSNNSRVDRKELHRRMFPLEQFNDNLLHDDMYCPNAGKSVYYRLNPALSAGTSCFNTGFYRPGKCVGVKYTDTGRLYRIYDDRNGTEHTLNRFQIKQA from the exons ATGCATCCGGTGACTGAACAGAACATAACTG GAAGTCAAAGGTCAGACGGTATTAAATACAACTGGACACCAATTTCAATGCCAGCACTAACACCTGTGCATCTAACACCTAACGCAAATTGCTCAGAAAAAACAGTAAAGcag ATATATGACAGAGAGTCGCCGATACCACGGACTGAAACATCCCGAGGAGAACAAAGAGACATTGTG gtCTATGATAGCGAGGCGCCTATCCCACTGGCAACAGGAACACCAGAGGAAAGAAATTTTATC GGAGTGAAAGAAGATGTCGAGCCAAGGGAATTTGAAGTGGATACGCCACAGGGATCAGATCTAAAT GAGAGGAAAAGATCTAATAACAGTCGCGTTGACAGGAAGGAGCTACATAGAAGAATGTTTCCTCTGGAACAGTTTAATGACAACCTGCTACATGACGACATGTATTGCCCGAATGCAGGGAAAAGTGTGTATTACCGATTGAATCCTGCCCTCAGTGCCGGGACAAGTTGTTTCAATACTGGATTTTATCGTCCTGGAAAATGTGTTGGTGTCAAATACACTGACACAGGTAGGCTTTACAGAATTTATGATGACAGGAATGGAACAGAGCACACACTCAACAGGTTTCAAATCAAACAAGCCTGA